A segment of the Lycium barbarum isolate Lr01 chromosome 7, ASM1917538v2, whole genome shotgun sequence genome:
GGGCCACAACCTTTTTCATGACATCATTACTTTTACCGGCATGACAAAAGTCCTTAAAATCTATAAAAATGTGTGAGGATTTGCAAAGTAATTAAAACTTATATTAGGGgtaaaaaaagacaaaaaattcATGTGAGGACCGCAAAATTTGAGATCAATAGTAATGTAACCAATTATTTGTTTTGATTAATTCAAATTCTGTGTAGAATCTTAAAATTATTAAAACATTCATGCAACAATTATGTGAGGGTATATCCTATTatcactaatatatatatatccattatcATTGCGCAATTACAACCATCAGCCTCCAAGATAAATTTATCATCGTCAATCATTTACATTGCCAGACACTTTCCTTACCAATCTCCACCACCAACCTCTAATGTGTATACGTACTACTATCATCAACTACCACCATCAATCaccattccaaccatttttccgTCACTAGCAACTACCATCATCAAGCAAACGATAATGATAGTATCTTGTTCCTGAATCGGTGACTCACTTTTGCTACCATACGACCACTACCAACAACCATCTTCATTGTTTGCTACCACCGCTCAACTCAACGTAACATTAGACACCGGTCCATAACCTATCATTGCTAGCCTACATGCAGCAACTACAACTACAAACCGATCTCCATCACTCACTATTATCATTGCTATCAACCACTACCGTCACTGGTCTTAGCGTGTGTTTCATAAAGAAAATAATCTCTTACAATATCATGTAGATGAATATTTTCTTATAGATACAATACTTAATTAttcttttattttaaatattattaTTAACTTTTTAATAAGCATAAATTATacattttcaaaaatataaaaataaaataaaaataatcctAATTATCTAGTTTCAAATCTAGATAAAGTATCTTAATTGCTATTGTATCAGATTTAGACATTTCAAGTCTTtaaacaaacaaaacaaaacaggAGGGGTCCGGCCTTAACCAACTAGGAGGCATGTCTTCCATTCCCCACTTTGAAAAGATCCCAAGAGCAATCTAACCAACAATAAGCCTTTTCCTAACTTCTCTTTTATCCTTTTCCCAAAACCTTACATATACATTTATAAATAACAATACCTTAAAATCATTGATCTCTCATTTCCTCATTTCAAGAAAATGGCCTTCCGATTCAAGAACCAAAAAACTAAATCATCTTCAATATACTCTAGTCCATTCCACCAAATGGAAAACCCTCCCTTATTATCATTGCTCCAACGTACCACTACTCATCACAATTGTACGACAACTACTACTaatacaaatacaaatacaaacacaaacaccaaaaaatcaagaaaatcttcTAGTAGTACTAGTGGTGGCATTTTTCGTATGTTTAAACTCCTCCCCATGTTAACAACCGGTTGCAAAATGGTTGCCTTATTAGGTGGTCGTCCAAGAAATAAAATGTTAACCGATAAAGCCACAACAATTACTTTATTTGGTTACAAAAAAGGTAGAGTTAgcctagcaattcaagaagaccCTCATAGACCTCCGATTTTCGTGATCGAGCTACCGATGCTCACCAGTGCTTTACACAAAGAAATGGCATCGGATATAGTAAGATTGGCACTCGAGAGTGAAACTAAGACACATAAAAAGAAAGTGTTGGAGGAATTTGTTTGGGCAGTTTATTGTAATGGGAGGAAATTTGGGTATTCAATAAGAAGGACTAAAAATATGAGTGAGGATGAAACTCATGTGATGAAACTATTGAGAGGTGTTTCAATGGGTGCTGGAGTTCTTCCTTGTCCAGTACATGATGAGAAGGAGAATAGAGGTGTTGATGGAGAAATGACTTATATAAGGGCAAGATTTGATAGGGTTGTTGGATCAAAAGATTCAGAGGCATTTTATATGATTAATCCTGATGGTGCATCTGGTCAAGAATTGAGTATTTTCTTCGTAAGAGTTCATTGAAAGTACTTGAGAATAGTATGCATGTCCGGTGCGTTCTTAAACAAAGTCTCAAGTTTGATGTTCAGAAAATGGAAAACGTCTCGGTATGGGACTTTTAACTTCCCGTGGACAGAATTTCCCACATGGATCGGTTCTCAATGGGTGATTTGGTTTTTTATATATGATTTTGGACAATCATCACTTCATGAGCTAGCTTTTTAGGTCTAATTAGGCTCAATGCCCattttacatggtatcagacctATTTCTATTCATGATTTATCCGATATTGGGCCCATGTACCATATATGTTGTCCACACTCTAGTTAGCACAGGTCTACTGGTCTAGGCGTGCAGGGTTTCAAAATTTCTCCCATCGATCGGTTCTCAATGGATGATTTGCTCTCTTTATATGATTTTGTGCAATTCTCATTTGATGAGATAACTTTCGAGATTGAATTATGTCCAAGATTAATTTCTTCACACCGTGGACCTACTGAGTGCAATTCCAAATTAATCAAGCAATGAGTTTTAATGTCTACAGTAAAAAAATAGTTTGTACTATATAAGTCTTAAGGTTTAGGTAAAAACATAAAGGGAAAGGTAAATTCTTTTTCCCTTCAATCTGTTTCTAGAGTAGTTATTGGAATACAAGGTGATTCTAATTGGTTTTGACTTGTACTTGTATCGAAAagaaaaggggtaaaatagtttATCTAGATCTCTACCCTAAAGTTTGTTATATGGAAAATTTTGCTGTTTTCATGTTTAACGTGTATATATagtacttcaaaaaaaaaattgatgcgcCAATTAAGAAAATTAATGGAGTACATATCAAATTATCGAAACTTGGAATGAAAATGGATAACTATTCGATACGAAGAACAAAAGAAACATCAATTCTCATTAGAAGTTCATTGGATGGTGCTTACTTTGTTCTATTTTGTTATAACATTTTAAACTTGccagtaaattttatttagataTTTGAGTCAGTGGCAGAGAATTTCTATtaagaaattttaaaaatataaggaAGTAAATATATGGAGAAGCAGAGGGAtccaacatctactatatacacataaaacatAATTTACAGTGCAATTTTTCGCCGAAAGGGGTTCGGATCCCCCTAGGCTCAACCTTGCTTCGCCCCTGATTTGAGCTGTGACATGTTTTAGAACACAAAAATAAGTGTTCCTATATTAGTCACTTTCGGCTTAAATTTGAAAATTCTTTTTGCAGATGTTATCAAACGTTTATTACGTAAATAAGTTAACTACATAAAATATGTAACCTCCTTAGTTATACACATCAGCCTCAATCGGAACAAACTTGAGGGTTTACGGCTTATTAAGTCTAGTGCGTATAATTAAGGTACGTGATATATTTCAAGTGGTTTACTTATCTACATATTGAGTGCTTGAAAACACACGCAAAAGTTATTTTAAAATTTGAGCCGGAAGTGTTAAAATAGAATCACTTTATCATGTGTTTATGTGCTCAATTAATGAAACAAGTCATAGTTCGAGTctctaaataaaatttacttgCAAATTCAAGTACTTTTAATATATACGACCTTTTCTTTTTATGTATGTATAACAAATGATGAATTGCATTCACAAAAATGTTGCTTTCGTCACTACCTGAACATATATAATGGCCGTCAAACTAATAACCCCAACATCAACTCAGTTCCACAAACATGAGCAACCgcctcttttttgtttttgattttggtTTGTTTTATGTGTCTTTTTTGTTTGAACTTTTTACCTCTGCATTACTTGCCCAAAATTGCCGAATGAGTTATTCTGCAAATTTAAATAATGGCAAACATCTTTATTGATATTAATTTAAAACCAGCAGGGGCGTACGTACCATTGTTAGTGCGGATTCAATTGAACTCGTAATTTTTCGACGCAGATcataaatttatatataaaaatttacTAAACTTGTAATAAATAGTGgacatgaacccataactttaaacATAATGGGCTCAATATCAAAAAGCTCAATAGATAGGACCCACaaaatttaaattctgaatccgAATGCCGGAAGTGCTTATAATAATCGCCCCTTCAAAGTAACAAAATAAAAGGTAGAAAGCTGCCGCACTTATAAGAAAATTTTAACTATTAGAAATTGTGTCGATAGACTTACGATTTCTTAAAATTCatgtaaaaggaaaaaaaacctATATAGACAAGATTAGTTAT
Coding sequences within it:
- the LOC132604111 gene encoding protein MIZU-KUSSEI 1 translates to MAFRFKNQKTKSSSIYSSPFHQMENPPLLSLLQRTTTHHNCTTTTTNTNTNTNTNTKKSRKSSSSTSGGIFRMFKLLPMLTTGCKMVALLGGRPRNKMLTDKATTITLFGYKKGRVSLAIQEDPHRPPIFVIELPMLTSALHKEMASDIVRLALESETKTHKKKVLEEFVWAVYCNGRKFGYSIRRTKNMSEDETHVMKLLRGVSMGAGVLPCPVHDEKENRGVDGEMTYIRARFDRVVGSKDSEAFYMINPDGASGQELSIFFVRVH